In Nycticebus coucang isolate mNycCou1 chromosome 24, mNycCou1.pri, whole genome shotgun sequence, a single window of DNA contains:
- the RP1L1 gene encoding retinitis pigmentosa 1-like 1 protein: MNSAPTEAQAPGHRECLLPSVARTPSVTQVTPAKKITFLKRGDPQFAGVRLAVHQRAFKTFSALMDELSQRVPLSFGVRSVTTPRGLHGLSALEQLEDGGCYLCSDKKAPKTPSGPGQPQGRSPSVQQSWDFEGQREAPGTSSSWKGPKAPRKILLVKNRDPRVQQMVTLSQRDTRTLAAFLSKASDLLHFPVKQIYTMSGRQVDSMQTLPRSTSVLVCASNEAFRPLAVEDARKNGTETLAGLTAKNKNGSWGPKAKRSVIHARSRSRSGSRPRRSSLLSEQSRLSDPPASLNQAWVGPVPNRRPQDMPTQASPLVASDGMKKKVRMNEDGSLSVEMKVRFHLCGQDTLLWSRRAGKASGEGPDLGEADPLCCVWEGHPVGCSVPGVWGPGPCGAGCEEVCGQSGPSRPRYEIWTNPLHTAQGKGLASRRKLGLTQHPGCRGPSSQGATIRERPQDSISSPSSSGPSEGSEPDSSCCPRTPEGGVGSSGLSAQSGARREADPCPEAAGLGSWGAKGALPDSLAGARSLQGGSKCCGQHQGHSGEAGAVTSQRKFTQGSGPGPPTLSPSSLKNEDLQAETCGQGTGCCNARWESVTRLPLAPGHSGSWDTEGSSPTPPTFASAQQGTRNQRTQAQSLLHTPGLGRVAQRGHTRQCHHCLLDSPAAQPTPRPPNQGRSCPERPEPQVSESSSSTQTQASRDLRALCSGSLHYRDFPGASSATVSPASKSDYTSGSCHCDAPSAGGTGEAGSRAGSLPPSPPHTPQSCSQARAGGQREEAEDTPEPSTTLALQVGWPERGEQGHCCSQFGAPPVQGAPSGNTRALWAPSPEAHWAGSRYCPTPPREKRPPSCSSGSFHSAVRGPAGSQQREESPAVGCTLTPGPRGPSQEKTAMGGGGPEEREDCGGVTPGALPQASPDAMVREWLDNIPEEPVLMNYEMADEAARVARDGPGSPREDPGDGRSPEGPGVLAQIRPQSPEGDAGENLEAAGALLGAGSAGLSSGECPPQGAALGRDPKAPVEAREGGGVVVGSQEGQRRLPARVSASTQILKVLMGFKQGRPSSLPEVSSPVARRLSHSAGALVTCLARLHFLDEDLGSPTGKVKFTDSPQYQELLSISRTLWPGCNLGQDQADLGLQELTWSQALQGLGSHAGTENLTPTSSSGVDLSSGSGGSGEGSVPCAMDCTLGPERGKLPQETFHQRPDSRASEEAECLGHPQKSCSPASPNSPAPSEGRVERDGREPGLGSDPGQAVGNATQQEGAHLEKIGGEIERQEEGTKEEGLPGEGRAGSQGWAGASCPGREGSPGEEGAKEEEDAPVVGRGELTEPPGQLSERDPDVTAGQSGPRFAPILEKLPGAARTGQEQTQALLPLGARERSTLMAGRASLDPDRIWVSAMLKKMEKAFLAHLTSAVAELRARWSLQDHPLLDQMAAELQQDMGRRLQGSTQRELRKIQSRAGRGAPGPPREALRGELSLQTEQRRRCFRDLHNFSVFSQRTQGLGTLSLEDRPALGAALGTRLGREAEGEEFCPCEACMKKKVSPVSSKGLVGITRAPIKEAFDLQQILQKRGGHSSGDAAEVTPEKTGTEPLQEDPSSPQPSQGADDGLGLELGPGVQGEDSQRCGRDDCPEPEGTEGAGLKEGGEDAAAQRGEGNSLGAAEREQDRNQGPGDKGSLEDEAPAGADQILVGQRDGAEGEGEGRPGSAGETQGDRGGSPRVSPEQDQSEEASQNSSLDQEGRSIPPPTPGGDTPRQNPGPSSSRPSCLGSCSQKGSEDGTSGDIRNTEAESQEISHAERKVIRMYPESSTSEQEGAPSCPRTPEQRASEGSDLQDEESATRPLFPGEMCKAHGKRLAKGTAHTMLSLVLNSEASESPRACPTHRVKESFTELTCYQSRAVWSKLPMSPCHSLPIGLPPSWFREFTGYLLWLDSIHLRLLKAVTQVIGVTSVDRMPSADKTGPNRELCTVPDCVGEGLLGADPARPLGTGGSLSGWQPVQSDQAAKTAESPAQGLSLSGLLLGLFLTSQPLATFERSSQQRPWEQQAVATCTEGWKGPSWVYNSLAAPAPLAQRRLPEEGLGAQSPARPLGPANPSSPPPAWESPHHQLIVPLLPLFPCRIVPVISILHAAAAAQEGEAVAQAALAGPGVLLGGAATQSARGPVPASFPAACFTGVVENPADGSGLGGAGSILVSALG; encoded by the exons ATGAACAGTGCACCAACGGAAGCCCAGGCCCCAGGCCACCGCGAGTGCCTCCTGCCCTCTGTGGCTCGCAccccctctgtcacccaggtcaCGCCAGCCAAGAAGATCACCTTCCTCAAGCGAGGGGACCCCCAGTTTGCCGGGGTTCGCCTGGCTGTTCACCAGCGCGCCTTCAAGACCTTCAGCGCCCTGATGGACGAGCTCTCCCAGCGCGTGCCCCTCTCCTTTGGGGTGCGCTCTGTCACCACACCCCGGGGCCTGCATGGCCTCAGTGCCCTGGAGCAGCTGGAAGATGGTGGCTGCTACCTCTGCTCTGATAAAAAGGCTCCCAAGACCCCCAGTGGGCCAGGCCAGCCGCAGGGAAGAAGCCCCTCTGTCCAGCAGTCTTGGGATTTTGAAGGCCAGCGTGAGGCACCAGGAACATCCTCTTCCTGGAAGGGTCCCAAGGCCCCAAGGAAGATACTTCTGGTTAAGAACAGGGATCCTAGAGTCCAGCAGATGGTGACTCTCAGTCAGAGAGATACCAGGACCCTGGCGGCCTTTCTCAGCAAAGCCTCAGATCTTCTGCACTTTCCCGTGAAGCAGATTTACACAATGAGCGGAAGGCAG GTGGACTCCATGCAGACTCTGCCTCGCAGCACTTCCGTGCTGGTGTGTGCCAGTAATGAGGCCTTCAGACCGCTGGCTGTGGAAGATGCCAGAAAGAATGGGACTGAAACTTTAGCTGGGCTGACTGCAAAGAACAAAAATG GGAGCTGGGGGCCAAAGGCCAAACGGAGCGTGATCCACGCCAGGTCCAGGTCCAGGTCGGGCAGCAGGCCGCGGCGGTCTTCCTTGCTGTCAGAGCAGTCCAGGCTCAGTGACCCCCCGGCATCCCTGAATCAAGCCTGGGTGGGCCCTGTTCCCAATAGGCGCCCTCAGGACATGCCCACCCAGGCCAGCCCCTTGGTGGCCAGCGATGGCATGAAGAAGAAGGTCCGTATGAACGAGGATGGCAGCCTGTCCGTGGAGATGAAAGTCCGCTTCCACCTCTGTGGCCAGGACACGCTCCTGTGGTCCCGGAGGGCAGGGAAGGCCAGCGGGGAGGGCCCCGACCTGGGGGAGGCAGACCCCCTCTGCTGCGTGTGGGAGGGCCACCCTGTGGGCTGCTCAGTGCCTGGGGTGTGGGGGCCGGGGCCCTGTGGGGCGGGGTGCGAGGAAGTCTGTGGCCAAAGCGGGCCATCACGGCCCAGATATGAGATCTGGACGAACCCCTTGCACACAGCCCAGGGAAAGGGGCTGGCTTCTCGGAGGAAGTTGGGGCTGACCCAGCACCCTGGCTGCAGAGGCCCCTCAAGTCAAGGGGCCACCATCAGGGAGAGACCCCAGGATAGCATCAGCTCTCCCTCTAGCTCCGGCCCCTCTGAGGGCTCAGAGCCAGATTCCTCTTGCTGTCCCAGGACCCCAGAGGGTGGAGTGGGCAGCAGTGGTCTCTCTGCCCAGAGCGGGGCCAGGAGGGAAGCTGACCCATGCCCAGAGGCAGCAGGGCTGGGCAGCTGGGGTGCCAAAGGAGCTCTTCCTGACTCATTGGCTGGGGCTAGGTCTCTCCAAGGGGGCAGCAAGTGCTGCGGGCAGCACCAGGGCCACTCAGGCGAGGCAGGGGCTGTGACATCCCAGAGGAAGTTCACCCAGGGAAGTGGCCCAGGTCCTCCAACCCTGAGTCCCTCATCTTTAAAGAATGAGGACCTACAGGCAGAGACATGTGGGCAGGGCACTGGGTGCTGCAATGCCAGGTGGGAGTCTGTGACAAGGCTGCCCCTGGCTCCAGGCCATTCTGGTTCCTGGGACACGGAAGGAAGCTCTCCCACACCTCCCACCTTTGCCTCAGCCCAGCAGGGGACAAGAAACCAGAGGACACAAGCTCAGTCCCTCCTCCACACTCCTGGCCTTGGCCGAGTGGCTCAGAGAGGCCATACCAGGCAATGTCACCACTGCCTGCTAGACTCACCTGCAGCTCAGCCAACGCCAAGGCCTCCCAACCAAGGAAGGTCCTGCCCAGAACGGCCAGAGCCACAAGTTTCTGAAAGCTCCTCGAGCACCCAGACACAGGCCTCCAGGGACCTGCGAGCCCTCTGCTCAGGCTCTCTGCACTACCGGGACTTCCCCGGGGCCAGCAGTGCCACTGTGTCTCCTGCAAGCAAGTCAGACTACACTTCTGGTTCCTGCCACTGTGATGCTCCTTCTGCTGGGGGGACAGGGGAAGCAGGGTCCAGGGCAGGCTCACTGCCGCCAtctcctccccacacaccccagtCCTGCTCTCAGGCCAGGGCTGGCGGCCAGCGGGAAGAGGCAGAGGACACCCCTGAACCTTCCACGACCTTGGCCTTACAGGTCGGATGGCCTGAGCGAGGAGAACAGGGTCATTGCTGCTCACAGTTTGGGGCACCCCCAGTCCAAGGGGCCCCCAGCGGTAACACACGGGCACTGTGGGCCCCCTCCCCTGAGGCCCACTGGGCGGGCAGCAGATACTGCCCCACCCCACCTAGGGAGAAGCGGCCTCCCAGCTGTAGTAGTGGCAGCTTCCACAGTGCTGTCCGGGGGCCAGCTGGGAGCCAGCAGAGGGAGGAGTCACCTGCAGTGGGGTGCACCCTGACGCCCGGCCCCAGGGGGCCATCCCAGGAGAAGACTGCCATGGGTGGAGGAGGCCCAGAGGAGCGGGAGGACTGTGGTGGGGTGACTCCGGGTGCTCTGCCCCAAGCCTCACCAGATGCCATGGTCCGAGAATGGCTGGACAACATCCCGGAGGAGCCTGTTCTCATGAACTATGAGATGGCAGATGAGGCTGCACGTGTGGCCAGGGATGGCCCAGGGAGTCCCAGGGAGGACCCTGGGGATGGCCGTTCTCCAGAAGGCCCAGGGGTGCTAGCTCAGATCAGGCCCCAGTCCCCTGAAGGGGATGCTGGTGAGAACCTAGAGGCAGCTGGGGCCCTCCTGGGGGCTGGTAGTGCTGGTCTCTCATCAGGAGAATGTCCTCCCCAAGGGGCAGCTCTGGGCAGAGATCCCAAAGCCCCCGTGGAGGCCAGAGAGGgtggaggggtggtggtgggcTCTCAGGAGGGCCAGCGGAGGCTTCCTGCCAGGGTGTCAGCCTCCACACAGATCCTGAAGGTGCTGATGGGCTTCAAGCAGGGCCGGCCCAGCAGCCTGCCCGAAGTGTCCAGCCCAGTGGCCAGGAGGCTCAGCCACTCGGCTGGGGCCCTTGTCACCTGTCTGGCCAGGCTCCACTTCCTTGATGAAGATCTTGGATCTCCTACTGGCAAAGTGAAGTTCACGGACTCTCCTCAGTACCAGGAGCTGCTCAGCATCTCCCGGACTCTGTGGCCAGGGTGCAACCTTGGCCAAGACCAGGCAGACTTGGGCCTCCAGGAGCTCACATGGAGCCAGGCTCTGCAGGGCCTTGGATCCCATGCCGGGACTGAGAACCTCACACCAACATCCTCCTCTGGCGTGGACCTCAGCAGCGGCTCAGGGGGCTCAGGGGAAGGCAGCGTCCCCTGTGCCATGGACTGTACCCTGGGCCCCGAGAGGGGAAAGCTACCACAGGAAACCTTCCACCAAAGGCCTGATTCCAGAGCCTCGGAGGAAGCAGAGTGTCTGGGACACCCACAGAAGAGCTGCTCCCCAGCCTCCCCTAACTCGCCTGCCCCCAGCGAGGGTCGGGTCGAGAGAGATGGCAGAGAGCCAGGGCTGGGCAGTGACCCAGGGCAGGCAGTTGGAAACGCCACACAGCAGGAAGGGGCACATTTAGAGAAGATTGGAGGAGAAATAGAAAGACAAGAAGAAGGCACCAAAGAGGAAGGGCTTCCTGGAGAGGGCAGGGCGGgcagccagggctgggcaggggccaGCTGCCCAGGCAGGGAAGGCTCCCCAGGGGAGGAGGGGGCCAAAGAGGAGGAAGATGCCCCCGTTGTGGGGAGAGGGGAGCTCACAGAGCCCCCTGGTCAGCTCAGTGAGAGGGACCCAGATGTCACTGCAGGTCAGAGTGGCCCTAGATTTGCACCCATTTTGGAAAAGCTGCCTGGAGCAGCCAGAACAGGCCAGGAGCAAACCCAGGCCTTGCTGCCCCTGGGGGCCAGAGAAAGGAGCACCCTCATGGCCGGCAGAGCATCGCTGGATCCTGACCGCATCTGGGTGTCCGCAATGCTGAAGAAGATGGAGAAGGCCTTCCTGGCCCACCTCACCAGCGCTGTGGCTGAGCTCCGGGCCCGCTGGAGCCTGCAGGACCACCCTCTGCTGGACCAGATGGCGGCCGAGCTGCAGCAGGACATGGGCCGGAGACTCCAAGGCAGCACCCAGAGGGAGCTCCGGAAGATCCAGAGCCGGGCTGGGAGGGGGGCTCCAGGGCCCCCGAGAGAGGCCCTCAGGGGAGAGCTGTCCCTGCAGACGGAGCAGCGCAGGCGCTGCTTCCGGGACCTACACAACTTCTCGGTCTTCTCCCAGCGGACCCAAGGCCTGGGCACCCTCTCCTTGGAGGACAGGCCGGCCCTCGGTGCAGCCCTAGGGACCCGACTGggcagggaggctgagggggaggagTTCTGTCCCTGTGAGGCCTGCATGAAGAAGAAAGTGagccctgtgtcctcaaagggtcTGGTGGGCATAACCAGAGCACCCATCAAAGAGGCCTTTGACCTGCAGCAAATCCTGCAGAAGAGAGGCGGGCATTCCAGTGGGGATGCAGCTGAAGTGACCCCTGAGAAGACAGGGACAGAGCCGCTTCAGGAGGACCCCTCGAGCCCCCAGCCCTCTCAGGGAGCTGATgatgggctggggctggagctgggACCTGGGGTGCAGGGGGAGGACAGCCAGCGATGCGGCAGAGATGACTGTCCAGAGCCAGAGGGGACAGAGGGGGCTGGCCTCAAGGAAGGTGGTGAAGATGCCGCTGctcagaggggagaagggaacagcCTGGGGGCAGCAGAGAGGGAACAAGATAGAAACCAGGGCCCTGGGGACAAGGGTAGTTTAGAGGATGAAGCCCCCGCTGGAGCTGACCAGATTCTAGTAGGACAAAGAGATGGtgcagaaggtgaaggggaaggTCGGCCTGGGTCAGCAGGGGAAACTCAAGGTGACAGAGGAGGGAGCCCCCGGGTTAGCCCAGAGCAGGACCAGTCAGAGGAGGCTTCTCAAAACAGCAGCTTGGACCAAGAGGGCAGGTCCATACCACCCCCTACCCCAGGGGGAGACACACCCCGACAGAACCCAGGCCCTTCCTCCTCCAGGCCATCCTGCCTGGGCAGCTGCTCTCAGAAAGGCTCAGAAGACGGTACAAGTGGGGACATAAGAAACACTGAGGCTGAGTCCCAGGAGATCTCTCATGCAGAGAGAAAAGTCATCAGGATGTATCCTGAAAGTTCTACTTCTGAGCAAGAAGGGGCCCCTTCCTGCCCAAGGACCCCAGAGCAGAGGGCCAGCGAGGGTTCTGACCTACAGGATGAGGAGTCAGCTACAAGGCCACTCTTCCctggggag ATGTGCAAAGCACATGGCAAAAGACTTGCCAAGGGCACGGCCCACACCATGCTGTCCCTGGTTCTAAATTCAGAAGCTTCAGAGAGCCCCAGGGCCTGTCCCACACACAGGGTGAAGGAGAGCTTCACAGAGCTGACCTGTTATCAGAG CCGTGCAGTCTGGAGCAAGTTGCCAATGTCCCCGTGCCACAGTTTACCCATTGGCCTCCCACCTAGCTGGTTCCGGGAATTCACTGGATACCTGTTGTG gctggattccataCATCTCCGTCTTCTCAAAGCTGTGACACAGGTAATTGGTGTCACCTCTGTTGATCGCATGCCAAGTGCTGACAAAACAGGCCCTAACAGGGAGCTCTGCACTGTCCCTGAttgtgtgggggaggggctgctggGAGCTGACCCGGCTAGGCCCCTGGGGACTGGGGGGTCACTGAGCGGGTGGCAGCCAGTCCAGTCAGACCAGGCAGCAAAG ACCGCAGAGAGCCCGGCGCAGGGACTGTCTCTCAGTGGCCTCCTCCTTGGGCTATTCCTGACCAGCCAGCCGCTGGCTACCTTTGAGAGAAGCTCCCAGCAGCGGCCCTGGGAGCAGCAGGCTGTGGCCACA TGCACGGAAGGCTGGAAGGGCCCTTCGTGGGTGTACAATTCCCTGGCTGCACCCGCCCCACTAGCACAGAGGAGGCTGCCCGAGGAGGGGTTAGGAGCACAGTCTCCAGCCCGGCCCCTGGGACCTGCAAATCCTTCCTCGCCCCCGCCAGCCTGGGAGAGTCCCCACCACCAGCTCATTGTCCCTCTCCTGCCACTTTTCCCCTGCCGCATTGTTCCCGTTATCAGCATCCTACATGCTGCAGCGGCTGCACAGGAAGGCGAGGCTGTCGCCCAGGCTGCACTGGCCGGCCCAGGTGTCCTGCTGGGGGGGGCTGCCACACAGTCAGCCCGCGGTCCTGTCCCAGCGTCCTTCCCAGCTGCCTGCTTCACTGGGGTGGTGGAGAACCCGGCAGATGGCAGTGGTCTTGGGGGAGCGGGGAGTATCCTGGTCTCAGCACTTGGGTAG